Proteins found in one Pseudopipra pipra isolate bDixPip1 chromosome 19, bDixPip1.hap1, whole genome shotgun sequence genomic segment:
- the CACNG5 gene encoding voltage-dependent calcium channel gamma-5 subunit, with protein MLLGMSACSRRALTLLSSVFAVCGLGLLGISVSTDYWLYLEEGIVQPQNQTAEIKLSLHSGLWRVCFLAGEERGRCFTIEYVMPMNIQLTSESTVNVLKMIRSATPFPLVSLFFMFIGFILSNIGHIRPHRTILAFVSGIFFILSGLSLVVGLVLYISSINDEMLNRTKDSETFFNYKYGWSFAFSAISFLLTESAGVMSVYLFMKRYTAEDIYRPHPGFYRPRLSNCSDYSGQFLHPDAWARGRSPSDISSEASLQMNSNYPALLKCPDYDQMSSSPC; from the exons ATGCTGTTGGGCATGAGCGCCTGCAGCAGGAGGGCGCTGACCCTGCTCAGCAGCGTGTTCGCCGTCTGCGGCCTCGGCCTCCTGGGCATCTCTGTCAGCACGGACTACTGGCTCTACCTGGAGGAGGGCATCGTCCAGCCCCAGAACCAGACGGCCGAGATCAAGCTGTCGCTGCACTCCGGGCTCTGGAGGGTCTGCTTTCTGGCAG GTGAGGAGCGTGGCCGGTGCTTCACCATCGAATACGTCATGCCCATGAACATCCAGCTGACGTCTGAGTCCACAGTCAACGTCCTGA AGATGATCCGCTCTGCCACCCCCTTCCCTCTGGTCAGCCTGTTCTTCATGTTCATTGGCTTCATCCTGAGCAACATCGGCCACATCCGGCCCCACAGGACCATCCTTGCCTTTGTCTCGGGGATTTTCTTCATCCTGTCGG GTCTGTCACTGGTGGTGGGGCTGGTCCTCTACATCTCCAGCATTAACGACGAGATGCTCAACAGGACCAAGGACTCAGAAACGTTCTTCAACTACAAATACGGGTGGTCCTTTGCCTTCTCTGCCATCTCATTCCTTCTCACAGAG AGCGCCGGGGTGATGTCCGTGTACCTGTTCATGAAGCGCTACACGGCCGAGGACATCTACCGACCCCACCCCGGCTTCTACCGGCCCCGCCTGAGCAACTGCTCCGACTACTCGGGGCAGTTCCTGCACCCGGACGCGTGGGCGCGGGGCCGGAGCCCCTCGGACATCTCCAGCGAGGCGTCCCTGCAGATGAACAGTAACTACCCAGCCCTGCTCAAGTGCCCCGACTACGACCAGATGTCCTCGTCCCCGTGCTGA